One region of Coraliomargarita parva genomic DNA includes:
- a CDS encoding glycoside hydrolase family 3 C-terminal domain-containing protein — protein MNNSPCPEKRFARSLSLLAFACACIGQTVQADAMPDAGPADQAWRDASKAPEERAELLLAAMSREEKVALVSSTNPEDTDALRYLGIPALTRVDASAGLRGDYNVTAFPVPLALAATFNKELGHEMGAAIGKEARQKAWNVILGPTMDVARSPLNGRITESFGEDPVLNGWMGAKVAEGMESQHTIAQIKHYTVYNQEWDRLVLDIEVSDRALQEVYNLPFHIAINEGGADSVMGSYPRINGTFACENFDLLENFLKANPNFKGYVGTDDDAAKDKIAQVNAGIDSMALIHRPIPMEAFFDGTVSDERIDEATRRMLFATFENGLFDHPLPEQKAEVVTTPEHLTLAKQIAEEGTVLLKNADDFLPLDKNVSVAVIGPTAKDMVTGVQGSTYVRPGDYLTPVDAIRRAVEGSGEVVVAQGTLGDVTLPAVPAEAFKTRLGEPGLKVEYFDNAEWQGLPKHKDVVSHLDFHGKPIESLPENWSARYTGTITSPSTGLVRFSARTAGHIEVIIDGKTVIDGRRSESAFFQGDGGHYTYPIQGTVMMEAGRPVDIEVRYTRLGARWNHEVRLGWQPESLIPAAVEAAKQADVAVIFVNQVSGEEMDRDNLNLVGDQPQLIEAVSAANPNTIVVLNTPGAVLMPWLDDVKAVFQIWYPGAEGGSSFADILFGDSEPGGRLPLTFPASEAQGPQLYQGGGHIAYPEGVFVGYRYFDLKGQEPLFPFGFGLSYTDFDYSLLRLTTIDQGPARVKVNVKNTGDRAGSDVVQVYLGELPTTMVDTPIRKLVAFERVYLKSGEEKTVTLEIPEESFNYWSEADKKWIRPTGEMPVYIGRSSRDIQLDGTMVVN, from the coding sequence ATGAATAACAGCCCTTGCCCCGAAAAGCGTTTCGCTCGCTCTCTTTCTCTTCTGGCCTTTGCATGCGCATGCATCGGTCAGACCGTTCAAGCGGATGCCATGCCGGATGCCGGTCCTGCCGACCAGGCCTGGCGCGATGCGTCCAAAGCCCCGGAGGAACGTGCCGAGTTGTTGCTTGCCGCCATGAGCCGCGAAGAGAAAGTCGCGCTCGTTTCGTCAACCAATCCGGAAGATACCGATGCCTTGCGTTATCTCGGTATCCCCGCGCTGACCCGGGTCGATGCGTCTGCAGGCTTGCGCGGGGATTACAATGTGACGGCGTTTCCCGTGCCGCTGGCTTTGGCGGCGACGTTCAATAAGGAGCTGGGACACGAGATGGGTGCCGCCATCGGCAAGGAAGCGCGACAGAAGGCGTGGAATGTCATCCTCGGGCCGACGATGGACGTGGCCCGCAGCCCCTTGAACGGTCGCATTACGGAATCGTTTGGCGAAGACCCTGTTCTGAACGGCTGGATGGGGGCAAAGGTGGCCGAGGGCATGGAAAGCCAGCATACGATTGCGCAGATCAAGCACTATACGGTGTATAATCAGGAATGGGATCGCCTGGTCCTGGATATTGAAGTATCCGATCGAGCACTACAGGAAGTTTACAATCTGCCTTTCCATATTGCGATCAACGAGGGCGGGGCCGACTCCGTGATGGGATCTTATCCCCGGATCAACGGCACCTTCGCCTGTGAGAATTTCGACTTGCTGGAAAACTTCCTCAAGGCGAATCCGAATTTCAAGGGCTATGTCGGCACCGACGATGACGCCGCCAAGGATAAGATTGCCCAAGTGAATGCCGGGATCGACTCGATGGCCTTGATCCACCGCCCGATACCGATGGAAGCCTTCTTTGACGGCACCGTATCGGACGAACGCATTGACGAAGCCACGCGCCGTATGCTTTTCGCGACCTTTGAAAACGGTCTCTTCGACCACCCGCTGCCCGAGCAAAAGGCGGAGGTGGTAACGACTCCGGAGCATCTGACCTTGGCCAAGCAAATCGCGGAGGAAGGCACGGTTCTGCTGAAGAATGCCGACGACTTCCTTCCCTTGGATAAGAATGTTTCGGTTGCGGTGATCGGACCGACTGCCAAGGACATGGTGACCGGCGTCCAAGGCTCCACCTATGTGCGTCCGGGAGATTACCTGACTCCGGTCGATGCCATCCGCCGGGCCGTCGAAGGCTCCGGTGAGGTTGTCGTGGCACAGGGGACTCTGGGAGATGTGACCCTGCCGGCGGTGCCTGCGGAAGCATTCAAGACCCGCCTTGGTGAGCCCGGCCTGAAGGTGGAATATTTCGACAACGCGGAATGGCAAGGCTTGCCCAAGCACAAGGACGTGGTCTCGCATCTGGATTTCCACGGCAAGCCGATCGAGAGCCTGCCTGAAAACTGGTCGGCCCGCTACACCGGCACGATCACCTCGCCGTCAACGGGACTGGTGCGATTTTCCGCGCGCACAGCCGGCCACATCGAAGTGATCATCGACGGCAAGACCGTGATCGACGGACGCCGTTCCGAATCCGCATTCTTCCAGGGCGACGGCGGGCACTACACCTATCCGATCCAGGGCACGGTGATGATGGAGGCCGGACGCCCGGTCGATATCGAAGTCCGCTACACCCGTCTGGGTGCCCGTTGGAACCACGAGGTGCGTCTCGGTTGGCAGCCCGAGTCCCTGATCCCCGCTGCGGTGGAAGCCGCGAAACAGGCCGATGTGGCCGTGATCTTCGTCAACCAGGTCAGCGGTGAGGAAATGGACCGCGACAACCTCAATCTTGTCGGCGACCAGCCGCAGCTGATCGAAGCGGTGAGTGCGGCGAACCCGAACACGATCGTGGTGCTGAACACTCCGGGGGCGGTCCTGATGCCTTGGCTGGACGATGTCAAAGCGGTTTTCCAGATCTGGTATCCAGGGGCCGAGGGCGGTAGCAGTTTTGCCGACATCCTGTTCGGCGATTCCGAGCCGGGTGGCCGTTTGCCGCTTACTTTTCCCGCCAGCGAGGCGCAAGGCCCGCAACTTTACCAAGGGGGAGGGCACATTGCGTATCCCGAGGGCGTGTTTGTCGGCTACCGTTATTTCGATCTGAAGGGGCAGGAGCCACTGTTCCCATTCGGTTTCGGTCTTTCATATACCGATTTCGACTACAGTTTGTTGCGTTTGACAACGATCGACCAAGGTCCCGCCCGCGTGAAAGTCAATGTGAAGAACACGGGAGATCGTGCGGGATCGGACGTCGTGCAAGTCTATCTCGGTGAATTACCGACGACGATGGTGGATACGCCTATCCGGAAGCTGGTTGCTTTCGAGCGGGTGTATCTGAAGTCCGGGGAAGAGAAGACGGTGACTTTGGAGATTCCGGAAGAGAGCTTTAACTACTGGAGCGAAGCTGATAAAAAGTGGATCCGTCCGACTGGTGAAATGCCGGTCTACATCGGCAGGTCTTCTCGTGATATTCAATTGGACGGCACGATGGTCGTCAACTGA
- a CDS encoding glycosyl hydrolase — translation MNTPNLPLSSQAHTKLLNPALLTAFSFFILNTIHGDDRVNWAKFQSAFSDSAQTGSEAAYVTDGVVNAANAWRSASASGGHWIGVTLPESREIGSIQLFLGDDDTGTIANFSLNYDNGSGMQPLPGGQGNFTGNTDTAVNLVLSSPITVKDFMLYTTEVDATVREIALLPPNGGSGWPTGTDTSLHLARQRIITSTSVDGSNFEKLAVDGYVGPNDAWRSENVNGPHSLTLNLGTEQRVAGVHVYTGSASENAVANFSLLYWNGSDFVDCPGGVITGNSQTDLAVNFTSPVQTSTIIMYLPDNGQQVVRELVPLPATAGVSSFPLGTSIQWGDAPDSLPTDIGDGWYQLQNRETAAYLSAGQSTTGATEAQAHTPTDHTQFQILYNIDSDTYRIRNRDTFLCLQSPEDATSGDPVELADYSAQPNQLWKISDAGSGYGQYINVWSGLALQTDELTPATITLTTPSSLWSQHWALKFDTHYQKKGVGDYNPNRDEWEILNASWYYKWGQTPWNPTGWDLTENVTFGPMQWGLADIEQLAVLGPLWLRQGSAVTLMGFNEPDLDDGGGSDVQVAEAVDHWPELEATNLPLLSPAVAVAFGQWQYDFFGAVDALGYRVDYTGVHWYGTPDAPAFISYLEGIYNTFGRPLWITEFSTTDWSGTATWTEEDNFRFLSEFVWMAEDKSWIKRYSIFPDYGAETADPWTPSAPVCRIFNPSQELTPVGDMYAGWDGEHALSPTQPYYLHGKGASFRLGNDGSGGLMLHSIRSLWESMQWILIPTAANPDVYYIASVADGQRLRSNGSNIELASAAATGSDLEWTLTAADAKGYFYIDCSSQNKRLRLNRSNDGNGAPTSVSTSLDSGMTATDDWVCWRLVKPATPGDLVEDALPSWGWSVSDIAEPAIAGYCYIDFNTWTWMVGGSGADIYGTYDQFQLTSRDYSGDGMVAARVVSIDPTHAYAKSGVMMRDSLQPDAAYASIMVTSNSVSFEYRSTAGGNVQTAGSASLSAPVWLRLIRTGNSFTAYYRTDGSSWSQLGGAQTIALASTVRAGLAVTSHDNARLNSSVFTDVTVDVASDATPPAAPGSFSATAGDGSVTLDWADNSEPDMASYSLYRSTTSGSGYAAIATGLTSSDYIDNSVSNGTTYYYVVTALDTNFNESTYSSEANATPVDTTPPAAPGSFSASAGDGSVTLNWADNSEPDMASYSLYRSITSGSGYAAIATGLTSSDYIDNSVSNGTTYYYVVTALDTNFNE, via the coding sequence ATGAATACCCCGAACCTCCCCCTGTCTTCCCAAGCCCATACCAAACTCCTGAATCCGGCACTACTGACGGCATTCAGCTTTTTCATACTTAATACTATTCATGGCGACGATCGTGTAAATTGGGCAAAATTCCAGTCCGCCTTCTCGGATTCGGCTCAAACGGGCAGCGAAGCTGCCTATGTCACCGACGGCGTGGTCAACGCCGCAAATGCCTGGCGAAGTGCCTCTGCATCCGGCGGCCACTGGATTGGTGTCACTCTTCCGGAGTCGCGTGAAATCGGCAGCATCCAGCTGTTTCTGGGCGATGACGACACCGGCACCATCGCGAATTTCAGCCTGAACTACGACAACGGTTCCGGGATGCAACCCCTCCCCGGTGGACAAGGCAACTTCACCGGCAATACGGACACTGCGGTCAACCTGGTCCTGAGCTCGCCGATTACGGTCAAGGATTTCATGCTCTACACGACCGAGGTGGATGCCACGGTTCGCGAAATCGCACTCCTGCCCCCCAACGGCGGCAGTGGATGGCCGACTGGAACGGACACCAGCCTGCACTTGGCGAGGCAGCGCATCATCACCTCCACCTCCGTCGATGGAAGCAATTTTGAAAAGCTCGCGGTGGACGGCTACGTCGGGCCGAATGACGCCTGGCGCAGTGAAAACGTGAATGGCCCCCATTCCCTGACACTCAACCTCGGCACCGAACAGCGGGTCGCGGGCGTCCATGTCTACACCGGTTCCGCTAGTGAAAACGCCGTCGCCAATTTCAGTCTGCTCTATTGGAACGGAAGCGACTTCGTCGATTGTCCGGGTGGTGTGATTACGGGGAACAGTCAAACGGACCTTGCCGTCAATTTCACCAGCCCTGTCCAGACTTCGACGATCATCATGTATCTGCCTGACAACGGGCAACAAGTCGTCCGGGAACTGGTGCCACTTCCCGCTACGGCTGGGGTTTCCTCATTCCCACTGGGCACAAGCATACAATGGGGAGACGCACCCGACAGCCTCCCAACCGACATCGGAGACGGTTGGTATCAACTTCAGAACCGCGAAACGGCCGCCTACCTGTCTGCGGGTCAATCCACCACAGGAGCCACAGAGGCTCAGGCACACACACCGACGGACCATACGCAGTTTCAAATCCTCTACAATATCGACAGCGACACCTACCGTATCCGAAATCGGGATACGTTCCTATGCCTCCAATCCCCCGAAGATGCGACTTCCGGCGACCCGGTCGAGCTGGCCGACTACAGCGCCCAGCCGAACCAGTTGTGGAAGATCAGCGATGCCGGAAGCGGCTACGGGCAATACATCAACGTATGGAGCGGCCTTGCCTTGCAGACCGACGAGTTGACCCCGGCCACCATCACCCTCACCACACCCTCATCACTCTGGAGCCAGCACTGGGCCTTGAAATTTGACACCCACTACCAGAAGAAAGGTGTCGGTGACTACAATCCCAACCGCGACGAATGGGAAATACTCAATGCGAGTTGGTATTACAAATGGGGCCAAACGCCCTGGAACCCAACCGGCTGGGATCTTACGGAGAATGTGACCTTCGGTCCGATGCAATGGGGACTGGCCGACATTGAACAGCTTGCCGTCCTGGGCCCGCTCTGGCTGCGTCAGGGCAGCGCGGTCACCTTGATGGGCTTCAACGAGCCCGATCTCGATGATGGTGGCGGCTCCGATGTTCAGGTCGCCGAAGCGGTCGACCACTGGCCGGAACTGGAAGCCACCAACCTGCCCTTGTTGAGCCCGGCTGTGGCCGTCGCTTTCGGCCAGTGGCAATACGACTTCTTTGGCGCTGTCGATGCGCTCGGCTACCGCGTCGACTACACCGGAGTCCATTGGTATGGCACGCCCGACGCCCCGGCATTCATATCCTATCTTGAAGGCATCTATAATACATTCGGACGGCCGCTTTGGATTACGGAGTTTTCAACCACCGACTGGTCGGGCACCGCGACCTGGACCGAAGAGGACAATTTCCGCTTCCTGTCTGAATTCGTTTGGATGGCGGAGGACAAGTCCTGGATCAAGCGCTACTCGATATTCCCCGACTACGGAGCAGAGACCGCCGATCCATGGACACCTTCAGCTCCGGTCTGCCGCATTTTCAATCCATCGCAAGAACTGACACCTGTCGGCGACATGTATGCAGGCTGGGATGGTGAGCACGCCCTGAGCCCGACCCAGCCCTACTACCTCCACGGCAAGGGTGCCTCCTTCCGCCTCGGGAATGATGGTTCGGGCGGCCTGATGCTTCATTCGATACGCTCCCTCTGGGAGAGCATGCAGTGGATCCTCATTCCCACCGCAGCTAATCCGGATGTCTATTACATCGCCTCCGTCGCCGACGGTCAGCGCCTGCGCTCCAACGGTTCCAACATCGAACTGGCCTCTGCCGCCGCAACCGGCAGCGACCTGGAGTGGACCCTCACCGCAGCCGACGCGAAGGGCTATTTCTACATCGACTGCAGCTCGCAAAACAAACGTCTCCGCCTCAACCGCAGCAACGATGGCAACGGCGCACCGACCAGTGTCAGCACCTCGCTCGACAGCGGCATGACCGCGACGGACGACTGGGTGTGCTGGCGCCTGGTCAAGCCTGCCACCCCGGGTGATCTCGTCGAGGACGCCCTCCCCTCATGGGGCTGGAGCGTGAGCGACATCGCCGAGCCCGCCATCGCCGGTTACTGCTACATCGATTTCAATACATGGACTTGGATGGTCGGCGGCAGCGGTGCCGACATCTACGGCACCTACGACCAGTTCCAACTCACTTCACGCGACTATTCCGGGGACGGCATGGTGGCGGCCCGGGTCGTGAGTATCGATCCCACGCATGCCTATGCCAAATCAGGCGTGATGATGCGCGACAGCCTCCAGCCGGATGCCGCCTACGCCTCGATTATGGTCACTTCGAACTCTGTCTCCTTCGAATACCGCAGCACTGCGGGAGGCAACGTCCAGACCGCGGGGAGCGCCTCGCTGAGCGCCCCGGTTTGGCTGCGTTTGATCCGCACAGGCAATAGCTTCACCGCCTATTACAGAACTGACGGCTCATCGTGGAGCCAACTCGGAGGCGCACAAACCATTGCGCTCGCTTCGACTGTGCGTGCCGGTTTGGCCGTGACTTCGCACGATAATGCCAGACTCAACTCCAGCGTCTTCACCGATGTGACGGTTGACGTCGCCTCGGACGCCACACCACCCGCAGCGCCAGGCAGCTTCTCCGCCACAGCGGGCGACGGCAGCGTCACCCTCGACTGGGCCGACAACAGCGAGCCCGACATGGCCAGCTACTCTCTCTATCGCTCCACCACAAGTGGCAGCGGCTACGCGGCCATCGCCACAGGACTCACCAGCTCTGATTATATCGACAACAGCGTCAGCAACGGCACGACTTACTACTACGTCGTCACCGCGCTGGACACCAACTTCAATGAGTCTACCTACAGTTCGGAAGCCAACGCCACACCGGTCGACACCACACCACCGGCCGCGCCGGGCAGCTTCTCCGCGAGCGCCGGCGATGGCAGTGTCACCCTCAACTGGGCCGACAACAGCGAGCCCGACATGGCCAGCTACTCTCTCTATCGCTCCATCACAAGTGGCAGCGGCTACGCGGCCATCGCCACAGGACTCACCAGCTCTGATTATATCGACAACAGCGTCAGCAACGGCACGACTTACTACTACGTCGTCACCGCGCTGGACACCAACTTCAATGAG